A portion of the Streptomyces sp. YPW6 genome contains these proteins:
- a CDS encoding universal stress protein, producing the protein MTTHDLPVIAAVDGSTHSRQALDWATREAVRRGLPLLIVHVRPLTRQVDEETGRREADALLAESVRRSALIAPELRPSTLAPLDFPSAALVSLGRDASMIVVGSRGLGGFRSLMIGSNSLATASMASCPVVVVQDDRPEGDDGRGADADAFTDIVAGVAADESSEAVLEFAFATAASRPGARLRIVHGWTMFSSMLAGGPVLDRREAAGSAARTLAELTSGWHERYPQVEIVREPVNGSASRTLVTASATAALTVIGRRRGGESLGLGLSPVAQTAVTHALGPVAVVPC; encoded by the coding sequence ATGACCACGCATGATCTTCCCGTGATCGCCGCCGTCGACGGCTCCACGCACAGCCGGCAGGCACTGGACTGGGCCACCCGCGAAGCCGTACGGCGCGGACTGCCGCTGCTGATCGTCCACGTCCGCCCGCTCACCCGGCAGGTCGACGAGGAGACCGGGCGGCGCGAGGCCGATGCGCTCCTGGCCGAGTCCGTGCGCCGCAGCGCGCTCATCGCCCCGGAGCTGCGGCCGTCGACGCTGGCCCCGCTGGACTTCCCGTCGGCGGCCCTGGTCTCGCTGGGCCGGGACGCGTCGATGATCGTGGTCGGCTCACGCGGACTCGGCGGCTTCCGCTCCCTGATGATCGGTTCCAACAGCCTCGCCACCGCGTCGATGGCGAGCTGTCCCGTCGTCGTGGTGCAGGACGACCGCCCCGAGGGGGACGACGGCAGGGGCGCGGACGCGGACGCCTTCACCGACATCGTGGCGGGGGTGGCCGCCGACGAGAGCAGCGAGGCGGTCCTGGAGTTCGCCTTCGCCACCGCGGCCTCACGGCCGGGTGCCCGGCTGCGGATCGTCCACGGCTGGACGATGTTCTCCTCGATGCTCGCGGGCGGCCCCGTCCTGGACCGACGGGAGGCGGCGGGGTCCGCCGCCCGGACCCTGGCCGAGCTGACCTCGGGCTGGCACGAGAGGTATCCGCAGGTGGAGATCGTCCGCGAGCCGGTCAACGGCTCCGCCTCGCGCACCCTGGTGACCGCGTCGGCGACGGCGGCCCTGACGGTGATCGGCCGCCGGAGGGGCGGCGAATCGCTCGGGCTCGGGCTGTCCCCGGTGGCGCAGACGGCGGTCACGCATGCGCTGGGGCCGGTCGCCGTCGTCCCCTGCTGA
- a CDS encoding ferric reductase-like transmembrane domain-containing protein, with protein sequence MTNPPPAPEPAAAAETSESTAPGDRQVPGPRLPGEPRRPTLRSDLRSSWPDGLVALVITAALFVLLYVRIRNKTSSTVTVMPFMADAGGFWMYFLSQAFGWSALLWAWGTVILGLMLSGPRPGRLPLSGPRLERLHRTTSLNTIALIAAHALLFAAELVRHDTAAWNSAVATAFVEAFVPGGYDSGTGQVAIPVGQAALYLAIPLGLLFYVRHRIGPKTWRVLHRCVIVVYVLSVWHTLLYGTNVWYDGWFRTSVWLLQLPIAALLLLRLLRPARRSEKLPGRPGTTAGARTGWTLRLGGRLVVAAIVVALVAVVASGRDGGRSVPPQDTSSTHNHD encoded by the coding sequence ATGACGAATCCGCCCCCCGCCCCCGAACCGGCAGCGGCCGCAGAGACGTCCGAAAGCACCGCACCCGGCGACCGCCAGGTCCCCGGGCCCCGCCTGCCGGGAGAGCCGAGACGGCCGACGCTCCGCTCGGATCTCCGGTCCTCGTGGCCCGACGGGCTGGTGGCGCTCGTCATCACCGCGGCGCTCTTCGTCCTGCTCTACGTGCGCATCCGCAACAAGACCTCCTCCACGGTCACCGTGATGCCGTTCATGGCCGACGCGGGCGGCTTCTGGATGTACTTCCTCAGCCAGGCGTTCGGCTGGTCCGCGCTGCTCTGGGCCTGGGGCACGGTCATCCTCGGGCTGATGCTGTCCGGGCCGCGGCCGGGCCGCCTGCCGCTGTCGGGCCCCCGGCTGGAACGCCTGCACCGCACCACCAGCCTCAACACCATCGCGCTGATCGCGGCCCACGCCCTGCTCTTCGCCGCCGAGCTGGTCCGCCACGACACGGCCGCCTGGAACTCCGCCGTCGCCACCGCCTTCGTGGAGGCCTTCGTCCCCGGCGGCTACGACTCCGGGACCGGGCAGGTCGCCATCCCCGTCGGCCAGGCCGCGCTCTACCTCGCGATCCCGCTCGGTCTGCTCTTCTACGTGCGCCACCGCATCGGCCCCAAGACCTGGCGGGTGCTGCACCGCTGCGTGATCGTCGTCTACGTCCTCAGCGTCTGGCACACCCTGCTGTACGGGACCAACGTCTGGTACGACGGCTGGTTCCGCACCAGCGTCTGGCTGCTCCAGCTGCCGATCGCCGCGCTGCTGCTCCTGCGGCTGCTGCGGCCCGCCCGCCGCTCCGAGAAGCTGCCCGGCCGGCCCGGGACGACCGCCGGGGCCCGTACGGGGTGGACACTGCGGCTGGGCGGGCGGCTCGTGGTGGCGGCGATCGTGGTCGCCCTGGTCGCCGTGGTGGCCAGTGGCAGGGACGGCGGGCGCAGCGTGCCCCCGCAGGACACCTCCTCCACCCACAACCACGACTGA
- a CDS encoding sigma-70 family RNA polymerase sigma factor, producing the protein MTDWALAAGGGDREAADRFVRATYEDVRRFVAYLSSDSPGADDLAQETYLRAMSGLARFAGRSCARTWLMSIARRVVIDRHRAAAVRPRAADTADWQTAAERAQPRHLPGFDESAAVLDALRRLDPARRQAFVLTQLLGASYEEAAAAAGCPVGTVRSRVARARRELAGLWRGEPAGPADLVTAG; encoded by the coding sequence ATCACCGACTGGGCGCTGGCCGCGGGCGGCGGGGACCGGGAGGCCGCCGACCGCTTCGTCCGGGCGACCTACGAGGACGTGCGCCGCTTCGTCGCCTACCTCAGCTCCGACTCCCCGGGCGCCGACGACCTGGCCCAGGAGACCTACCTGCGGGCGATGAGCGGACTGGCCCGGTTCGCGGGGCGTTCCTGTGCCCGGACCTGGCTGATGTCGATCGCGCGGCGCGTCGTCATCGACCGGCACCGGGCCGCCGCCGTACGCCCCCGGGCCGCCGACACCGCGGACTGGCAGACCGCGGCGGAACGCGCCCAGCCCCGTCATCTGCCGGGCTTCGACGAGTCCGCGGCCGTGCTGGACGCCCTGCGCCGGCTGGACCCGGCCCGCCGCCAGGCCTTCGTCCTCACCCAACTGCTGGGCGCGTCCTACGAGGAGGCCGCGGCCGCCGCGGGCTGCCCGGTCGGCACGGTCCGCTCCCGCGTGGCGCGGGCCCGCCGCGAACTCGCCGGACTGTGGCGCGGGGAACCGGCCGGCCCGGCCGACCTCGTCACAGCAGGTTAG